ttCCAAGAGGGTTTCATTGGTTTCCAGTTTGAATGAAATGATAAATGCATTTGGAGCCCATAGCGTAACTAATGGTGCTAGCATTTTGGGGACAAGTTGAAGAGAAAGACTAAGTGGACCACTTGAAGACTGAATCTTGTGGCATGGCATTTGAGAAGCAGGGATATAGAAATCTGAAACTGCAGCTGCTAAGTACAACAAAGCCAAGGGACCTAAAATATGCATTTCTTGAGCAGTGGCCTGTAATAGCCAGAGGTAATCTGACAAACTATTGAAAGAAATCATCAGTAAATTCTCCCTTTGACGTTGAAACTTCTGGGCTAATTTTCCCAATTCAGTTTGATGTTTTTCGCCAACTGAAGGAAAAAGCCGTTAAATAATTTTCACTCGCTAGTTCATTCTGTCTAGCTCACCAGTGACACTGTCAGGTAAAACTTCTATCATATCAAAGATATTTTTTCCTACCAGATGGCGAAAATATGGCTCAAGGGATTTAGATCTATACAAGAATGTGATGTTGAAACCAAATTATCTGTTAACTAATTTCTTCCATTACTGTTACCTATGTAGGAAGATGACCTGATATCCAGCTTCTAGGAAATATTCTGCTGAGGCAGACCCTCTCGTTCCTGCACTGAAGTTGTCAATGAACCGGACTGTGTTTTGCTCTAAAGGCACTGTAGTTCCACCCGACTATAGAAGATAGGTACCCAGTGAATCACATTTTAAAGATTTACAACAAATTTTAAACAGAACCTTACAGTGACCAAAGCtacacgattttttttcatagctGCTTGCTGACAAAAATCTTGAACCAACTTGATATTTTCATCAAAATGAGTAGGCTTTGGATTTTCCTCAAAGAATATCTTCCAGCTGGGATCTTCTTGGGCCATTTCAGTTCTAAGGTAGGCTATGTCACCTACCAACAACTTATGTAGAATATGTTTACTGTTTCCTTGACATACACAAAActtttctttacctttctTAGCACTTATTCAACCACTGCTGCTGgaataaattttaatgatcCTGCTTAAATCTATTCCATGTACATTTGCCTGGGTTTCTTCACTTGTTCTTAGCTTGTTAACAGCTGGTGGCCAGCTTGTtgcattttcttgttcgtcTGCTAGTTTGACTTCGACACCTTGATAGTTGACTTGACTAGTAAAAACGAGTATGGCAGCAACTGCGCCTATTTTTTTGTCTACGTTCTAACTTTTGGGTCTGGGACGAAGATATCGTTTTTCTTCGCTCTATTATTTCGCCACCTATTAGgctaataaaataattagatTTCACAACcgtatgtttgtttttatggaGCCTATGTTGGTTATCTTACCAGAGTATAACTGCGTAATATTCGTTAACATCCAGACCTTTCAGCTATCGTAATTGAAAATTATCTGCAGTCCAGAGAAATAGTATTATGCAGAGAGAATTTGAAACTTTACCTTATTGCTGTTATTGCCACATTTATAGGTAGTCCTAGGAAGGAAATAAGGATCTATCCATATGAGCctcaaatgaaaatacaattaTAAGCCACAGGGTTAATTTATTATCACTATAATCTTGCAAAAAACTGGACATAAGATGACAGCATAAAACTAACTGAATGGATTTTCATTAATATGATATCTCGAGGTTAGCCATCGTGTTACCCTCTTTCTATAGCATTTTACATCGTCAACCCAACACCGTGCTTCAGAGTGTAAAATTTATCAAGAGAGCACGTTATGTACATTCTTATTCGGAGGAATTGCTACTAAAAAAATTGCGAC
The nucleotide sequence above comes from Daphnia carinata strain CSIRO-1 chromosome 3, CSIRO_AGI_Dcar_HiC_V3, whole genome shotgun sequence. Encoded proteins:
- the LOC130697405 gene encoding phosphopantothenate--cysteine ligase-like → MAQEDPSWKIFFEENPKPTHFDENIKLVQDFCQQAAMKKNRVALVTSGGTTVPLEQNTVRFIDNFSAGTRGSASAEYFLEAGYQVIFLHRSKSLEPYFRHLVGKNIFDMIEVLPDSVTVGEKHQTELGKLAQKFQRQRENLLMISFNSLSDYLWLLQATAQEMHILGPLALLYLAAAVSDFYIPASQMPCHKIQSSSGPLSLSLQLVPKMLAPLVTLWAPNAFIISFKLETNETLLETKSKESLLKYHHHVVIGNLLHSRKVYVVLVDSINPNAEEIRLSNSEVESGIEIESRIIENLKTRHDQYYANHKTG